A portion of the Nitratidesulfovibrio termitidis HI1 genome contains these proteins:
- the hysB gene encoding NiFeSe hydrogenase small subunit, which translates to MSLNRRDFVKLCTGTVAGFGISQMFHPAVCEAISGSLNGERPPVLWLQGQGCTGCSVSLLNSVHPTIADVLLKVISLEFHPTVMAWEGEPAMEHMMKIAEQYKGKYFVVVEGAVPTGADGKYCIIGEAHHKEISMADAMKSVAANAAAVLAVGTCAAYGGIPAAQGSETGAKSVSAFFKENGIATPVVNIPGCPPHPDWIVGTVVVALNAIKAKGLADGLADVVKLLDADGRPTPFYGRNVHENCPYLDFYDAGKMSETFTQKEGCRYDIGCKGPMSMCDSFERKWNGGVNWCVSNAVCIGCVEPDFPDGKSPFYSA; encoded by the coding sequence ATGAGTCTCAACAGGCGTGATTTCGTCAAATTGTGCACAGGTACGGTTGCAGGGTTCGGGATATCCCAGATGTTCCACCCCGCCGTCTGTGAAGCCATTTCCGGTTCGCTGAACGGCGAACGGCCCCCGGTGCTCTGGCTGCAGGGCCAGGGCTGCACCGGTTGTTCGGTGTCGCTGCTGAACTCGGTGCACCCGACCATCGCCGACGTGCTGCTGAAGGTCATCAGCCTGGAGTTCCACCCCACCGTCATGGCGTGGGAAGGCGAGCCCGCCATGGAACACATGATGAAGATCGCGGAACAGTACAAGGGCAAGTACTTCGTGGTGGTCGAAGGCGCGGTGCCCACCGGGGCCGACGGCAAGTACTGCATCATCGGCGAAGCGCACCACAAGGAAATCTCCATGGCTGACGCCATGAAGAGCGTTGCCGCCAACGCCGCCGCCGTGCTGGCCGTGGGCACCTGCGCCGCCTACGGCGGCATTCCCGCCGCGCAGGGCAGCGAAACCGGCGCCAAGTCGGTATCCGCATTCTTCAAGGAAAACGGCATCGCCACCCCGGTGGTGAACATTCCCGGCTGCCCGCCCCATCCCGACTGGATCGTGGGCACCGTGGTGGTGGCGCTGAACGCCATCAAGGCCAAGGGCCTGGCCGACGGTCTTGCCGACGTGGTCAAGCTGCTGGACGCCGACGGCCGCCCCACCCCCTTCTATGGCCGCAACGTCCATGAAAACTGTCCCTACCTTGACTTCTACGACGCCGGAAAGATGAGCGAAACCTTCACCCAGAAGGAAGGCTGCCGCTACGACATCGGTTGCAAGGGCCCCATGTCCATGTGCGACAGCTTCGAGCGCAAGTGGAACGGCGGCGTGAACTGGTGCGTCTCCAACGCGGTGTGCATCGGCTGCGTCGAACCCGACTTCCCCGACGGCAAGTCTCCCTTCTACTCGGCCTAG